The DNA sequence TTCCTTTGGGTCTCACCTCTGCCAGCTGTCGGCTCTTCTCTGTGACTCCTCCACTGGCCTGCTGGTACAACTCCCTGGCCTGGAGAGAGATCCACAACATGCACTCTTCACACGTGCGCCAAATGACATCTGGTACTGGTGCATAGCTAGTTTGGTGACCGCCTGAGTAACTGGTCACCTGGCTTACTGGTTACCTTACTAGCTGGTTACCTAGCTGCCCACCTGGCTAGCTGGTCACCTGGCTAGCTGCACACCTGGCTGGCAGCCTACCTCACTAACTGGTAACCTAGCTAGCTGGTTACCTGGCTGAGCTGGGCCTGGGCGGCGCGGTAGTCCCCGATCAGGTGCTCCAGCTGGGTGTTGATGTACTTCTCTCTGCTGTTCACCTTCTCCAGGGTCTTCCCCAGGTCCTCCTGCAGCTTGTTCAGGTATCCCTACACAcgcgcagacgcacacgcacacacacacacacacacacacacacacacacacacacacacacacacacacacacacacacacacacacacacacacacacacacacacacacacacacacacacacacacacacacacacacacacaaggggttGAGTGACAGTCAGGAGACTAAAGGAAACCTTGCTTTTCAGTTCCACATGTAACTCACTGATGGGTCCATCGGGTGGCGCCAGAGACGCTATTAAAAATAAGGAGCAGGTTTCTGACGCCGGCTTGCAGTTGCACTAGCTGTAATGACCTTGGTGCTAAAGAGCGTCTGTGTTGTGCGTGGTATGGTTGCAAAGGAGGAGTGATTCATTTGGATTTACAGAGCGTTTCCTTTTGTGTGTGATGGTCACAACTGAACCGCAAATCTCCTGGATCCGTAGTCTTTTATTCTTATTGTAACCCGTTCAAAGAGTGAACACGACAACACACCCTCCCTCCGACCACTGGAGCGTGTCGTTCAGAACATAAGCGTTTAGCCGTGTGTGATCCTCCACTGGCCAACGGGGGGAGCCGTACTTCACCAACACACCGGTGGGTCAGGAAGACGCCTGAGGACCGTCGGAATCATGCAGGAGCACGAGACTCTCCCTGGGgggccctaaccataacccctggGGAGGGGGTCTCCCGGGGTCAGGAGGTCACGACCCACCTTGGTCTCCTTCAGCGAGGCTGTGATGCCGTCCCGGTGCTGATGCATCTGGTCCaggtggatcctccagtcctacacacacagacacacgcacacacacacagacacaaattaatatatatacacacacacacaaattaatatatatacacacacacacacacacacactgtatatatatatacacatttacatttgtcTACTGCTGATCCCATGGCTGTAGTTGAAGAGTCACGATCAGGTGGTTTATGAGGACCGCGGGGGGGGTACGtgacagatggggggggggggtaccttgtTGTCGGGGCGGATGGTGACCTTGAGCTGGGGCAGgacccgctccacctccaggGCCCACTCGGCTGCGTCCACACTGGCCTCCAGGATGGCCTCGGGCTTAGAGGACAGGTCCACCTCCTGGAGcgccagcgcacacacacacacacacacacacacacacacacacacacacacacacacacacacacacacacacacacacacacacacacacacacacacacacacacacacacacacacacacacacacacacgttatagaGACTAACTCGGATCGCTCAGTCGGCCTCTCTGGGCTTTCAATTCAAAACATTAGATACAAATACAGTACATATCCCTCGAGTCCCTCCCTATGTAGATTAACTTtttgatttaaaatatataaaaatattatatgtTAGCTAGAGTCCGGTCGGGTCTTGTGGGGAACTcacgctgtgattggtccgtgACTTGAGCGCGTCTAAGTCCATcacatgctcctcctcctcgtcaggCTCCTCCTGATACAGAGACAACAGACATGGGTCAGCTCCCAGCAGTTAGGGTCAGCTCCcagcagttagggttagaggcaggggttagggttagaggcagggttagggttagaggcaGGGTTAGGTTCAGaggcagggttagggtcatACGTAGAGGTAGGGTGAGGTTTAGAGGTAGGGTTCAGAGGTTAGCATCAGaggcagggttagggtcatACGTAGAGGTAGGGTGAGGTTTAGAGGCAGGGttcagaggttagggttagaggccGGGTTAGGGGTAGGTTAAGAGGTAGGGTGAGGTTTAGAGGCAGGGTTCAGAGGTTAGCCTCAGAGGCAGGGTGGAGGCATGAGGAGGACGTActatcatctcctcctccactttgcTAAGGGTGAGCTCTGCATCGTCCTCGATGACGGCCTCCTcctcagctgcctctgtgggGTAGCTCGGTCTGGGCAGAGGAAACAGCGCTGTTTACCTATTATGGTCTGCGCGGTATTTGGTAGTGTTGCATTGGCATGCGTACTAGGAGTCTGTGTCCTCTGGTTGGTGTAGTTTAACTTTGAGTATAGTTGAGCGGGGTAATGTATGCGAGTGTCTAATGCTTTGTATGGTAGTATCCATGTTGTACGGTATGATACGTTTcatgtttttgtgtggtgtTCCTCCATGTACAATGGTGTGTGTATCGGTGTGTCAGGGTGGACCGAGGTTctggtacggggggggggggggggggtgccagaCCTTTTGAAGCTGAAGCCCCTCTTCTTCAGGGCCTGCTCGGCCAGGCGGTCCAACACGAAGCACACCTGTTCCCCACAGCCAGCCTTCAGCTTGTTGGGGGGGAAGTCAACCTTCAccccctagacacacacacacagtcacacacagacgcagacgcacacacacacacacacacacacaatttacaacCCCGTGTCTCCATGACCTATGAATACGTTTCGACTATACAGTGGAAATATATCGCTTGAACAGAACAGAATACaaaacggcggcggcggcggcggggggcggggcttacgaAGGCGCGCAGCTCGGCCAGGATGTTGGACACGGTGGCGTAGGGCTCGTCGTCGTCCCGGGGCGCGGGGAACGGGCGGCCCGCCACGTTGATCAGCCACGACGCGATGGCCGTGAACAGGAAGAACTGCTCGCCCGGGTTGGACGCTACGTACGGGCTGGACACGAAGTAGTGCCTACAAGAACAAGATGGACGACGTCAGGGGTGACGTCGAACCTTTGGGTTTGTTCAAGGTGACAGGATTCCAACAATTCTAAACAGACTGCATTTATacgcggcagtagctcaggaggtagagcgggttggctggtaacctgaaggttgttggttcgatccccggctcctcctagccgagtgtcgaggtgtcctt is a window from the Gadus chalcogrammus isolate NIFS_2021 chromosome 8, NIFS_Gcha_1.0, whole genome shotgun sequence genome containing:
- the ift57 gene encoding intraflagellar transport protein 57 homolog, producing the protein MSEEPRRGEDEERGPGGVHHMFVVMEELLEKLKILDYEEEVLAAHNMKAMSRHYFVSSPYVASNPGEQFFLFTAIASWLINVAGRPFPAPRDDDEPYATVSNILAELRAFGVKVDFPPNKLKAGCGEQVCFVLDRLAEQALKKRGFSFKRPSYPTEAAEEEAVIEDDAELTLSKVEEEMIEEPDEEEEHVMDLDALKSRTNHSEVDLSSKPEAILEASVDAAEWALEVERVLPQLKVTIRPDNKDWRIHLDQMHQHRDGITASLKETKGYLNKLQEDLGKTLEKVNSREKYINTQLEHLIGDYRAAQAQLSQARELYQQASGGVTEKSRQLAEVSEELEEVKQEMEEKGSSMSDGAPVVKIKQSLTKLRQEVVQMDVRIGVVEHTLLQAKLREKNNMTRDMHATAPPEAGLQPYG